The Burkholderiales bacterium JOSHI_001 genomic sequence ACAAGCGTCATGGCTACGAGCCGATCAAGGTCGGTGACGTCGACCTCGCTACAGGCAAGATCGTCCTGCGGGACACGAAGAACCGGAGCGATCACAAGCTGCTGTTGTCGCGGCAGGCGTTGGAGATCGCCTCACGGCACTGCTCGGGCCGCAAGCCCGGCGAACCGCTGTTTCCGATCGTCGACGCCCGCAAGACGCTGGCCTGGATCAACACACTGGCCGGAACCAAGGTGCAGGGGCACGGTCTGCGCGCGACTTTCGCGAGCGTTGCCGAAGAGCTCGTCTCGGGCGGCGCGCTGAAGCGGATGTTGAACCACGCCACTGGAGGGGACGTCACCTTGGGCCACTACGTTGGCAAGAGTGAGGCGCAATTGCGCGCGGCGTGGCAGACGGTCGCGGACTTCATCGATGCCGAGGCGGCAAAGGAAGATCGTCCGGCACAGGCGCTGCCTGTACGTACCAGTAGGCTCGAACAGCGCAGCGTTGCTACGCCAGCTCGCGCGACGCGACGTCGGCCATCGCGCCGAGGGCAGACCCCTTCGAGCGAAGGGTCCAGTCCGCAGCCTATTTCCGAAGGGATTTAGTTGAGAGGAATCAGCGCAGATTGTTCTTCTTGGAAGGCCTCCTCGAACAAGGACTTCAAGGCGTTCACGGTCGCTCACCGGAAGAACGTGAGCGTGGACTCGTTCATTGCACAGTGGGATGCAATGCGGACTCTGCGAAGACCTGGAAGCAGTTGAGGTCAGGCGTCTACGAGCGGATGGAGGACGACGAAGCCAGTTCTAGCCCGGTACGGGTGTGGTCGGGGGTGAAATGAAAAGCAAGCTCAGTTTCAGAAGCACCGACAACGTCCTCGTCGACCTCGAATTCGAGGATGCCGAAGCGCTGACGGCCAAGGCCTCGCTCGCCGTGAAGCTGAACGACCTGGTCGACAAGCGCGGTCTCAGCCAGACCGAGGTCGCCGCGATCACCGGAATGACCCAGCCCAACGTGTCGCAGGTGCGGCGCTACAAGCTCCAGAACATTTCACTCGAGCGCTTGATGCGCGCCCTGGTTTCGTTCGACCAGCGGGTCGAGATCGTGGTACGGCCAGCTCGCCGCGACCGCGGCGCAGGTTTCACCGTGGTCACGTAGTCGGTCGCATCAGCGATTCGCCAACTGGCCCCGTCGTGCGGACGGAATGGTTTCGACGACGAACTCGTCGCGCCACAGGACGATCGGCACAGGTATCGGCCTTCCCACTGCGTCCGGATGACTCGCCAGCCGCGGGTGCGGTTGAATCACTGGATGTAATAAATATATCTACCTAAGTAGCGTATGCTTCATCCATGTGGAGCGTGCTCTTCCTCACCCTGCCGACGCAGCCCAGCGCCGTGCGCTTGCGCGTCTGGCGCGCGCTGAAGACGCTGGGCTGCGGATCGTTGCGCGATGGCGTCTTTGTCCTGCCTGAGTCCCAGGCCGCGCTGTTCGACCCTCTGGTGACCGAGGTCCGGGGCCACGGCGGCCAGGTCAGCGTGCTCGAGCTGTCAGCCCGCGACGAAGCCCAGCGTGCCGAGGTGCTGGCGCTGTTCGACCGCACCGAGGCTTACAGCCAGTGGCGCACGGAAGCGCAGACACTGATCGCGGCCCTTCCCGCGCTGGAGGAGACCGAGGCGCGTCGGCGTTGGCGTGGCACGGCAGAGGCGCTGCAGACGCTTCGGCGCATCGACTACTACCCGGGCGCTGCCGCCGAGCAGGCGCAGGCCGAACTCGATGCGCTGCGCCAGGCGCTCGATGCGCGCTTCTCGCGCGGTGAACCGATGGCACAGGCGCCGCACGGCATCCCGCGCCTGGACCTGCGCAAGTTCCAGGGCAAGCGCTGGGCCACGCGCGCGCGGCCCTGGGTCGACCGCCTGGCCTGCGCCTGGCTGATCCGGCGCTTCATCGATCCCGAGGCGCGCTTCGTCTGGCTGGCCGACCCGGCCGGGTCTACGCCCGCACCCCGCGGCGCACTGGGTTTCGACTACGACGGCGCGCGCTTCACGCACGTCGGCTCGCGTGTGAGCTTCGAGGTGCTGGCCGCCAGCTTCGGCCTGGACTCGGACCCGCGGCTGCTGCGCATCGCGCGCGCCGTGCACTTCCTGGACATCGGCGGCATCCCCGTGCCCGAGGCGGCCGGGCTGGAGGCAGTGCTCGCCGGTCTGCGCGAGGTCCACGCCGACGACGACCAACTGACCATGGCAGCTGCGGCGGTCTTCGACGCGCTGCACGCTGCACCCGGAGCCCCAGCATGACGAGCGTCACGACACCAGGGGCCGAAGCGTCTGCGGACCCTCGCGCCACCCCAGCAGCTCCCAGCTCAGTGAGCTTTGCCGAGGCCTTCCGCTTCTGGCTCAAGCTTGGCTTCATCAGCTTCGGCGGGCCGGCCGGGCAGATCGCCATCATGCACACCGAACTGGTGGAGCGCCGCCGCTGGATCAGCGAGCAGCGGTTCCTGCATGCGTTGAACTACTGCATGCTGCTGCCGGGGCCCGAGGCGCAGCAGCTGGCCACCTACATCGGCTGGTTGATGCACCGCACCTGGGGCGGCATCGTCGCCGGCGCGCTGTTCGTCTTGCCCTCGCTGTTCATCCTGGTGGCGCTGTCATGGATCTACCTGCGCTTCGGTGACGTGCCGGTGGTGGCCGGCATCTTCTTTGGGCTCAAGCCTGCCGTGACGGCGCTGGTTCTGCACGCGGCTCACCGCATCGGCACGCGGGCGCTGAAGAACCGCTGGATGTGGGGCATTGCCGCCGCGTCCTTCGTGGCGATCTTTGCCTTCGACACGCCGTTCCCGGCCATCGTGCTGGCGGCCGCCCTCATCGGCCACTTCGGCGCCCGCCGCTGGCCCCAGGTGTTTGCGCTTGGCGGCGGGCACGGCAGTGCCAAGGCCAGCTACGGGCCGGCGCTGATCGACGATCACACGCCGACGCCGGTGCACGCGCGCTTCTCGCGCAGCCACCTGGCCAAGGTGCTCGGCTTCGGGCTCGGGCTGTGGGTGCTGGCGATGGCGGCCCTGGTTGCCGCCAATGGCCTGCAGGGCACACTGACGCAGATGGGCTGGTTCTTCACCAAGGCCGCCTTGCTCACCTTCGGCGGCGCCTACGCGGTGTTGCCCTACGTCTACCAGGGTGCCGTCGAAACCCATCAGTGGCTGAGCGGTCCGCAGATGATCGACGGCCTGGCCTTGGGTGAGACGACACCCGGCCCGTTGATCATGGTGGTGGCTTTCGTCGGCTTTGTCGGAGGTTGGCTGACGCAGGTGTTCGGCCCAGAGGCGCTGTTCCTCGGCGGCGCGGTGGCCGCCACAGTGGTCACCTTCTTCACCTTCCTGCCGTCGTTCGTGTTCATCCTGGCCGGCGGGCCGCTGGTCGAGGCCACGCACGGCAAGCTGGGCTTCACCGCACCGCTGTCGGCGATCACGGCGGCGGTGGTCGGGGTGATCCTGAACCTGGCCATGTTCTTTGCGTACCACGTGATGTGGCCGCAGGGCTTCGGCGGGCACTTCGACGCACTGTCAGCCGTCATCAGCGTCGCCGCTGCCGTGGCCCTGTTCCGATTCAAGGTCGGCGTTCTGCCGCTGCTCGGCGTCTGCGCGGCCGTCGGGCTGGCAGCGACCTGGCTGCTTCCCCTGCTGCGCTGAAGGAGTCACTGTGGACGCACGCATTCAAGACCTGCCGTTCGACGCTGCTGCCCTGCATCGCCTGTCGCCCGGCCTGATCGAGAGTCACCACCAGAACAACTACGGTGGGGCGGTGAAGCGGCTGAATGCCATTCGCGCACAACTCGCGAACACGTCCTTCGCCACGACCCCCGGCTTCCAGCTCAACGGCCTCAAGCGCGAGGAACTGATCGCCACCAATTCGATGCTGCTGCACGAGCTGTACTTCGGCAGCCTCGGGGGCGACGGCGAGACGATGGAGTCGGCCATGAAGCTCGCGCTCGATGCCAACTTCGGCAGTGTCGAACGATGGCGCGAGGAGTTTGTCGCGTGCGCCAAGGCCCTCGGCGGCGGCTCGGGCTGGATGCTGCTGGTGTTCCAGCCGCGCGAGGGCACGCTGGTCAACCAATGGGGTGCCGACCACACGCATGCTGTGGCCGCCGGCGTGCCGATCCTGGTGCTGGACATGTACGAACACGCGTATCACATGGACTACGGCGCTGCGGCGGGTGCCTACGTCGACGCCTTCATGGGCAACATCGACTGGGCCGCGGTCTACGGGCGGTACCAGCGGGCGGTGCACGCCGCTAGCGATCCGTTCGGCGCAAGCCAGGAGGAGCTCGGCGATGCGCAAGTGCTCGACGTGCGCCGGGCCGGCGTGTACGGGCAGGCGCGCACGATGATCCCCGGCGCGCGCTGGTTCGACCCGGTCGCTGTGGCCACCTGGGCTGCGGAACTGCCTGCTGGCCGCGATCTGGTCGTGTACTGCGTGTATGGCCACGAGGTCGGACATGCGACCGCGATGCGGCTGCGGGCTGCGGGCCTGAACGCGCGCTACCTGCGTGGCGGCATCGATGGCTGGCAGGCGGCCGGCCGGCCGCTGGCCGACAAGCCAGCGGGCCAGACGCCATGACCGCGGCCGTCCCGAGGGTCGCGCTGCTGTACCCGGGCGATCGGGCTGCGCGTGACCGCGCCGACCCCGCGGCGAGCCGATTCGCGGCGCTGTTCGAGGCTCTCGCAGCGGCTGGCATGCACGCCGAGCCAGCCGTCTATCACGACGACTTCGCCGACGAGGTGGCGGCACAGCTGCGCAGCGTGCGGGCCGTCCTGGTGTGGTGCAACCCGATCGAGGACGGCCGCCGCCGCGACCGTCTCGATGCACTGTTGCGCGAGGTGGCGGACGCGGGTGTGCTCGTCAGCGCGCACCCCGACGCGATCCTGCGGCTGGGGACCAAGGACGTGCTGTTCGAGACCCGCGACCTGCCGTTCGGCAGCAACGTACACCGCATCGACAGCCTGGCGCAACTGGACGCGGAACTGCCGCAGCGCCTGCGCCAGGGTGCGCGCGTGCTCAAGCAGCACCGCGGGCACAGCGGCATCGGGGTGTGGCGTGTCGAGGACTCCGGCGGCGGCGCGCTGACGGTGCAGCATGCCCAGCGCGGCAGCGTGCCGCAGCGCATGGACATGCCCACGCTGCAGTCCACGCTGGCGCCGTACTTCGAGCTCGCCGCGGGCGGTCACATGCTGGACCAGGCCTGGCAACCGCGGCTGGCAGAAGGCATGGTGCGCGCCTACCTGGTCGAGGACCGCGTGACGGGCTTCGGCGTCCAGGCCGTGAATGCGCTGCATCCGGATGCGCCAACGCCGGGTCCGCGGCTGTACCACGGCCCAGAGCTGCCCGACTTCCAGGCGCTGAGGCAGCGACTGGAGTCGTCCTGGATCGGGCTGCTGGCTGAGCGTGTCGGCCTGCCGCGCGAGCGACTGCCGCTGCTGTGGGACTGCGACTTCATGCTCGGCGAGCCCTCCGCCGACGGTGTCCAGCGCTTCGTGCTGTGCGAGATCAACGTCAGCAGCGTGTCGCCGTTTCCGCCCTCGTCGATCGGGCCGCTGGTCGAGGCGGTTCGGCGCCGTGTCGGCTGGCCGCCGGAGAACCAGGCATGACGGCGGGCAGAAGCCTGGCCAAGTGGTTCGCAGCCACGCTCGGTGTCCTGGCTTTCGGTGCCGGGGCGGTGGAGGTCCGCTTCGAGCGGGTCGCCGACAACGTCTACGCCCACGTCGGCGACATCGGCGCACGCAGCGTCGCCAACGAAGGGCTGAACGCCAACCTCGGCCTGGTGGTGACGCCCGCGGGTGCGGTGCTGATCGACAGCGGCGCGACGTTCAGCAGCGCACGCGACATCCATGCGGCCATCCGTCGGGTGACGGCCCAGCCCGTGCGCTGGGTCATCAACACCGGCGGCCAGGACCATCGCTGGCTCGGCAATGGCTACTTCGAGGCCCAGGGTGCCGAACTCATCGCGCATGCAGCTGCGGTGCCGGACATGCGCTCGCGCGGAGGCGATCAGCTGGCGGCGCTGCGCACACTGCTCGGCCCTGCCGCGGAAGGCACCGTGCCCACGCTGCCGAAGCGCCTGATGGAGGGCCCGGACACGCGACTGGAGCTCGGCGGCACCGTGTTCGAGTTCCGCCACCGCGGTGGCGGTCACACGCCGGGCGACATGCTGGTCTGGTTGCCGCAGGCCCAGGTGGCGTTCGCCGGCGACATCGTCTATGTCGATCGATTGCTGGCGGTGCTGCCCGTCAGCAGCACCCGGGCCTGGCTGGACGCGTTCGCAGCCCTGGAGCAGCTGGCACCACCGCGCATCGTGCCGGGCCACGGCAGGGTCACGGACCTGGCTGCGGCGCGCAGCCAGACGCGTGCCTACCTGGCGGCCTTGCGTGCGCACATGGCGCGGGCAGTCGAGCAAGGTGTCGATGTCAGCGAGGCGGTGAAGTCCTTCGACGCCAAGCCGTTCCTGCACCTGTCGAACGCTGTCGACCTCAACCCCGGCAACGCCAGCCGCGCCTTCCTCGAGGTCGAGCGCGAGTAACCCGCTTCACCCGGGGCGCGCTGCTTCGAGCTGATTTGACGAAGATCACGGCCGCCCATGCCAGACCCGGTAGCGTCGAGGGACGCTGCCCCAGGAGGCTGGACATGCTGCCCTTCACGCGCGAGCAGTTCTTCGGCGTCTTTGCCGACTACAACGCGGCCGTCTGGCCGGCCCAGGTCGCGGCCTACCTGTTCGGCCTGACCGTGGTGCTCGCGCTGCTGCGGCCGTCGCCGTTGGGGCGCCGGTTCGTTGCCGGCGTGCTGGCGGCGATGTGGGTCTGGACTGGCGTGGCGTATCACGCGGTCTTCTTCGCCCGCATCAACCCGATCGCGTTCGGCTTCGGCGCGCTGTTCGTCGGGCAGGGCGTCCTGTTCCTTGTCGCCGGTGTGGCCCGGCGGCGATTGGTGTTCGGGCAGCCGCCAGGTTTCACCGCGGTCCTGGGCTGGGTGCTGGTGGCCTACTCGATGCTGCTCTACCCGCTGCTTGGACAGTGGTCAGGTCATGGCTACCCGGCGATGCCGATGTTCGGCATCACGCCGTGCCCGGTGACTCTATTCACCTTCGGGGCGCTGCTGCTCACGTCGGCGTCCGTGCCTCGCTGGCTGCTGATCATTCCGCTGGCCTGGTCGCTCGTGGGCGGCAGTGCTGCCTTCATGCTCGGTGTGCCGCAGGACTGGCCCTTGCTCTTCAGCGGCCTGACGATCGTGCTGCTGATCCTTCGTGATCGTCGGCGCACAGGAGCGCATGCAGCGGCATAGGGGCGGTGCTCTCAGCGCAGCGCATCGGTTCGCGCTGGCCTTTGGGCAGAATGGCGGGAACTCCACTCCAGCCGCCCGGTCGTTTTAGAACGATGCCGTGGTTCGACCCGTTTATCCATCTGCTCGCGGCCCTGGGGCTGTCTCGCCAGGAGCCGGTGAGGCCGGCTACCGGACTCGTTGCTGCAGTCGTCGTGTTCGACCGCGAAGACCTGTCGATGCCCTGCATCGGCGTTGCGGACGAGGAGGCGATCGTGGATCAGCTTAGCGTCGCTGTCGAGCGCGGTGCCCAAGGCAAGTTCGACGGCGCCGACTGGTCGGCCGAGAGGATCCAGTGGTTCTTCTTCGGCGATGACGCCGGCCGCCTCGAAGCCGTGCTGATCGAGGCGCTGCGGGCCGAGCCGCGCTGCAATGGCGCGATGCTGCGCATCACTCGCAACGGCATCGCCGGTCCCTGGCGCGAAACCCGCATCTGACTGCGCAGGCTACGGCGCCCAACATCAGTGGCGATGGGCGTGGTGTGCGTCCGGGACGTGGGCATGCGCATGCTGCAGCGGCTCGTGCCGGTGTTGGTGGCTGTGTTCGCCCACGGGCATCGGCTCGTGCACGTGGTCGTGGTGTCCGTCGTCGTGGCGGTGGGCATGCTCGTGCTCCAGAGCATCGTGGTCGTGCTCGTGGCCGTGCGACTCCGCCAGGTGCAACACCACGCCGGCCAACATCAGACCGCTGCCCAGCGCCATCAGGCCGCCGGCCGACCGGTCGCCGAGCACCACCGCAAACGCGGCGCCGATGAAGGGCGCGAACGCAAACACGGACCCCGTGCGGGCCGCTCCAAAGGCCCGCTGGGCCAAGAGGTAGAAGCGCAGGCTCAGGCCGTAGCCTGTGGCCCCAATGGCGAACAGGGCCGCCGCAGCGCTGGCCGATGGCAAAGGTTCGCCAAACAGGACCGCCAGCAGCAAGGTCGCTGTGGCGCCGAGCAACGCCTTGGCCATCACCACCTGCCCGGGATCCCGCTCGGCCAGGGCGCGAGACAAGGTGTTGTCCACGCCCCAGGCTGCGGTGGCCAGCAGCACGGCCAGCAGGCCCCACAGTTGCGCGCCGCCCGTGCGTCCCTGGTCGAGCACCAGCACCATGCCCCCGGCCAGCAACAGGGCCATGGCCGTCCAGACGCGGCCGTCCATGGTCTCGCGGTACAGGCGCCAGGCCAGCACCGCGGTGAACAGCGCTTCCAGCGTCAGCATCAGCGAAGCGCTGGTACCGCTGGTGTGCTGCAGTCCCCAGGCCAGGGCCACCGGGCCGACCACGGCCCCGAACCCTGCCATCGCCAGCAGCCGCGGCACATCCGTGCGCTGCAGCCGCGCCTCGCGGTCGATGCGCTGGCGGGAGAGCATACCGACGGCGGCGGCTCCGGCGTAGAGCAGCGCCGCCGTGCTGAACGCACCGAGACCGGCGCCGAACTGTTGCACCAGCGGCGTGCTGATGCCGAACAGCGCTGCAGCCAGCAGGGCGAGCAGGCCGCCTCGAAGGGCGGGCAGAGTCGTGGCAGACAAGGCCATCTACTTGACGATGAAGCGGACGGTGATCGCCGTCGTGTTTTTCAGTATCAACGGACCATCACGTCCGCGACGAGACGAGCCTTCAGCGCACGTGCACGGATCGACGCCTCGGGTTCAGCGGCCCACTCGAATGAACTCTTCCAGGACCAGACCATGCCATCGATCCTGACGAATCGCACATCGCCCGCCTTGCCCTCCACGGTGCTGCTCTGGCGATTGCCTTCGAACTCGAAGGCGATCGTGTGCGTGCCGGGCTTGAACTTCAGGCGGACCATCGTGTCGGGGAGAGTCTCGATGCCCGGGCCATTGTCAGGATGGACCTTCACGAAGTGGCGCCCGTCTCCCCAGTTTCGCCGCACGACGAACACTGTCAGGGCGCTGGGGTCGGGGGCGAAGCGCTTCGCGTCGGCATCCGCGTTCAGGCTGGGGGCCGGCGCGCTGGTGCACGCGATGACGCGACCCTTGTTGGTCTTGTAGCAGTGTGGTGCTTCGGCTGCCGGATCGGGCGGCGGTGGGGTGGCACAGCCAGCGAGTACCGCGGCGACCGCGACAATGGTGAACAGGTGGATGCGCGTGGATTTCATGAAGGTGTCTCCATGGTTGACGAAAGAAGTGATCAGCGTTCGACAGGCCGAGCCTGTTCGCCCAAAGCAACCCGGCATCGATCTGAAGTCGGTGCTGCGCGCGCAGGGCTTCTGCGTGAGCAAGCCGAGACAGGCTTCGGTCTTGTTCGTGAGTGGCAGCCGTTCTGAGCCGGGTCGCGTGGCGACTTGCAACTCCTCATGAGGCGCCCGGGATGCGCACCCGCATCAGCTTCACCGAGTTGACGAACACCAGCACGTCGGGCCCGAGGTGAATGATGGCGGCTTCGATCGGCCCGATCCAACCCATCAGCGCGGCGCTGATGCCCAGCACATGCACCACGCCGACGCCGACGAACAGATTCTCCTGGACCGTGCGGTAGGCGCGGCGGGCGATGGCGCGGGCGGCGCCGATCTTGGCCAGGTCGTCCGTCATCAGCGCCACGTCGGCGGCCTCCAGCGCTGCCTGCGTACCGCCGCCGCCCATGGCGATGCCGACGTCGGCACGCGCCAGCGCCGGAGCGTCGTTGATGCCGTCGCCGACCATGGCCACGCGGTGACCCTGCTTCTGCAGCTCGGCGATGACGGTCACCTTGTCTTCGGGCAGCAACTCGGCATGCACCTCGTCGATGCCCAACTGTTGGGCCACGGCGCGCGCCGTAGCGGCGTTGTCGCCGGTGAGCATCACCGTACGCTTGACGCCCGTGGCCTTCAGCGCCACCAGCGCCTCGCGCGCCCCCGGGCGCACCGCATCGGCAATGTGCACGATGCCGGCAAAGCGGCCGTCCACGGCCACGTGCACCGGCGTGCTGCTGCCGATGCCCGCGGCGTTCCCTGCCGCCGTGGCGGCAGGCAGCACGACGCCGGCCTCGCTCAGCAGCGCCGGATTGCCGACCAGTACCGCACGGCCTTCCACCGTCGCCTTCACCCCGCGCGCCTGCATCTGTTCGTACTGCTGCGGCTCGGGCACCTCGATGCCGAGTTCCGCCGCATGCGCCACCACGGCTTGCGCCAGCGGGTGCGCCGACCGCCGGTCGGCAGCGGCTGCCAGCCGCATCAGCTCGCGTCCGTCGATGGCGGCGTCCTGCGTCGAGACGCTCACCACGGCAGACCGGTTGGCGGTCAGCGTGCCGGTCTTGTCGAACACCACCACGTCGACCTTGGCCAGCAGTTCCAGGTACAGCCCGCCCTTGATGAGGATGCCATTGCGCGCCGCGCGTGCCACCGCTGCGATCATCACCAGCGGTGTGGCCAGGCCGAGTTCGGCCGGCGAGGTGAAGATCAGTAGCGTGACGACGGTGCGGATGTCACGCGTCACCAGCCAGACCCCCACCAGGAACACCAGCACCACCGGGATCAACCAGGCCGCGACGCGATCGGCCAGTTTCTGCACCGGCGCTTGATGCGCCTCAGCGTCTTCGACGAGGGAGATGATGCGGGCGAACAGCGTGTCGGCGCCGAGCTTGTCGGTGCGAACGTCGAGTGCGCCGCTCGCCAGCACGGTGCCGGCGAAGACCGTCGAGCCGACCTGCTTGTCCTTGGGCAGGCTCTCGCCCGTGATCGAGGCTTCGTTGACCGCGCCCTGGCCGCTGAGCACGCTGCCGTCGACCGGCACCTTTTCCCCCGCGCGCACCAGCACCACGTCGCCCACACGCAGCTCGGCCACCGGCACGCTGCGTTCGCCGGCCGCGTCGCGCACCAGCGCGACCTGCGGCACCGAACCGATCAGCGACTTGATCGAGGCGCGCGCGCGGTCGGTGTTGAGCTCGGCGATGAACTCGGCGATCAGAATGATGACCATCAGCACCGCACCGGCCACCGTCTCGCCGCCCAGCATGGCCACCAATGTGGCGATGGTGACGAAGATCTCGGTGCCGATCTTGCGTTCACGCAGCAGGTCACGCAAGCCGGTCTTCAACAGCGGATAGAGGCCGATGGCCACCGCCGCCCACAGAACTTCGATGGGCGCGGCCTGCTGCCAGTACAGCAAGGCCGTCAGGCCGGTGAGCACGATGCGGCCAACCTCGACCCAGCGCTCGCGTGTCATGAGCGCACCCCAGCCGGTGGCGTAGGCGGCTGGCGGGGTCGGGACGGGCGTCGTGCTCATGCGCAGACTTTCGTTTCGGGACGTCGCTGATCAGTCAGTCGCCAGATCCCAGATCAGGTGGGCGTCGATCAGCAGACGGTAGTTCCAGCGCAGGGCTTCAACACGCGCCTCACCCGCCGCGCGCAGGGCGTCCAGGGACTGGCGGCGCACGAGCAGCAGTGATTGCAGGTCCACCTCTCCCAGTGCGTAGGCGCGCTGGGTCAGACGGGCACTCTCACGCGCCGCCTCCGCACCCCGCTCGGCGATGCGCCAGCGCTCGACGCCGCCCACGGCGT encodes the following:
- a CDS encoding Zn-dependent hydrolase, glyoxylase (PFAM: Metallo-beta-lactamase superfamily), producing the protein MTAGRSLAKWFAATLGVLAFGAGAVEVRFERVADNVYAHVGDIGARSVANEGLNANLGLVVTPAGAVLIDSGATFSSARDIHAAIRRVTAQPVRWVINTGGQDHRWLGNGYFEAQGAELIAHAAAVPDMRSRGGDQLAALRTLLGPAAEGTVPTLPKRLMEGPDTRLELGGTVFEFRHRGGGHTPGDMLVWLPQAQVAFAGDIVYVDRLLAVLPVSSTRAWLDAFAALEQLAPPRIVPGHGRVTDLAAARSQTRAYLAALRAHMARAVEQGVDVSEAVKSFDAKPFLHLSNAVDLNPGNASRAFLEVERE
- a CDS encoding heavy metal translocating P-type ATPase (PFAM: E1-E2 ATPase; haloacid dehalogenase-like hydrolase~TIGRFAM: heavy metal translocating P-type ATPase; ATPase, P-type (transporting), HAD superfamily, subfamily IC) codes for the protein MSTTPVPTPPAAYATGWGALMTRERWVEVGRIVLTGLTALLYWQQAAPIEVLWAAVAIGLYPLLKTGLRDLLRERKIGTEIFVTIATLVAMLGGETVAGAVLMVIILIAEFIAELNTDRARASIKSLIGSVPQVALVRDAAGERSVPVAELRVGDVVLVRAGEKVPVDGSVLSGQGAVNEASITGESLPKDKQVGSTVFAGTVLASGALDVRTDKLGADTLFARIISLVEDAEAHQAPVQKLADRVAAWLIPVVLVFLVGVWLVTRDIRTVVTLLIFTSPAELGLATPLVMIAAVARAARNGILIKGGLYLELLAKVDVVVFDKTGTLTANRSAVVSVSTQDAAIDGRELMRLAAAADRRSAHPLAQAVVAHAAELGIEVPEPQQYEQMQARGVKATVEGRAVLVGNPALLSEAGVVLPAATAAGNAAGIGSSTPVHVAVDGRFAGIVHIADAVRPGAREALVALKATGVKRTVMLTGDNAATARAVAQQLGIDEVHAELLPEDKVTVIAELQKQGHRVAMVGDGINDAPALARADVGIAMGGGGTQAALEAADVALMTDDLAKIGAARAIARRAYRTVQENLFVGVGVVHVLGISAALMGWIGPIEAAIIHLGPDVLVFVNSVKLMRVRIPGAS
- a CDS encoding superoxide dismutase (PFAM: Rhodanese-like domain; Iron/manganese superoxide dismutases, C-terminal domain), translating into MDARIQDLPFDAAALHRLSPGLIESHHQNNYGGAVKRLNAIRAQLANTSFATTPGFQLNGLKREELIATNSMLLHELYFGSLGGDGETMESAMKLALDANFGSVERWREEFVACAKALGGGSGWMLLVFQPREGTLVNQWGADHTHAVAAGVPILVLDMYEHAYHMDYGAAAGAYVDAFMGNIDWAAVYGRYQRAVHAASDPFGASQEELGDAQVLDVRRAGVYGQARTMIPGARWFDPVAVATWAAELPAGRDLVVYCVYGHEVGHATAMRLRAAGLNARYLRGGIDGWQAAGRPLADKPAGQTP
- a CDS encoding chromate transporter, chromate ion transporter family (PFAM: Chromate transporter~TIGRFAM: chromate transporter, chromate ion transporter (CHR) family), with product MTSVTTPGAEASADPRATPAAPSSVSFAEAFRFWLKLGFISFGGPAGQIAIMHTELVERRRWISEQRFLHALNYCMLLPGPEAQQLATYIGWLMHRTWGGIVAGALFVLPSLFILVALSWIYLRFGDVPVVAGIFFGLKPAVTALVLHAAHRIGTRALKNRWMWGIAAASFVAIFAFDTPFPAIVLAAALIGHFGARRWPQVFALGGGHGSAKASYGPALIDDHTPTPVHARFSRSHLAKVLGFGLGLWVLAMAALVAANGLQGTLTQMGWFFTKAALLTFGGAYAVLPYVYQGAVETHQWLSGPQMIDGLALGETTPGPLIMVVAFVGFVGGWLTQVFGPEALFLGGAVAATVVTFFTFLPSFVFILAGGPLVEATHGKLGFTAPLSAITAAVVGVILNLAMFFAYHVMWPQGFGGHFDALSAVISVAAAVALFRFKVGVLPLLGVCAAVGLAATWLLPLLR
- a CDS encoding DMT(drug/metabolite transporter) superfamily permease (PFAM: EamA-like transporter family); protein product: MALSATTLPALRGGLLALLAAALFGISTPLVQQFGAGLGAFSTAALLYAGAAAVGMLSRQRIDREARLQRTDVPRLLAMAGFGAVVGPVALAWGLQHTSGTSASLMLTLEALFTAVLAWRLYRETMDGRVWTAMALLLAGGMVLVLDQGRTGGAQLWGLLAVLLATAAWGVDNTLSRALAERDPGQVVMAKALLGATATLLLAVLFGEPLPSASAAAALFAIGATGYGLSLRFYLLAQRAFGAARTGSVFAFAPFIGAAFAVVLGDRSAGGLMALGSGLMLAGVVLHLAESHGHEHDHDALEHEHAHRHDDGHHDHVHEPMPVGEHSHQHRHEPLQHAHAHVPDAHHAHRH
- a CDS encoding putative conserved small protein (PFAM: Helix-turn-helix); its protein translation is MKSKLSFRSTDNVLVDLEFEDAEALTAKASLAVKLNDLVDKRGLSQTEVAAITGMTQPNVSQVRRYKLQNISLERLMRALVSFDQRVEIVVRPARRDRGAGFTVVT
- a CDS encoding hypothetical protein (PFAM: PaaX-like protein C-terminal domain; Chromate resistance exported protein) — its product is MWSVLFLTLPTQPSAVRLRVWRALKTLGCGSLRDGVFVLPESQAALFDPLVTEVRGHGGQVSVLELSARDEAQRAEVLALFDRTEAYSQWRTEAQTLIAALPALEETEARRRWRGTAEALQTLRRIDYYPGAAAEQAQAELDALRQALDARFSRGEPMAQAPHGIPRLDLRKFQGKRWATRARPWVDRLACAWLIRRFIDPEARFVWLADPAGSTPAPRGALGFDYDGARFTHVGSRVSFEVLAASFGLDSDPRLLRIARAVHFLDIGGIPVPEAAGLEAVLAGLREVHADDDQLTMAAAAVFDALHAAPGAPA